In Naumovozyma castellii chromosome 1, complete genome, one DNA window encodes the following:
- the KHA1 gene encoding Kha1p (ancestral locus Anc_1.272) has protein sequence MAAIGGVLSGVNPFVYNSSSPLTLFLFQACLILATCNLINIPFSRIRQPKVISEVIAGVILGPTVFGQIPNYTKTVFPASSIPGLTLVANLGIILFMFFLGLEVDTEFIKKHLKTAISIGLVTLAVPFGFGCLLAIPLFHAYGNPSDSVREVKFTVFMVFIAVSLAVTAFPVLCRILNELRLIKDRAGIVVLGAGIINDIMGWVLLALSVILSNSESSPVNTVYILLCTFGWFLVYFYPLKYILKWALIRTHELDRTKPSTFATMSILFIMFISAYFTDIIGVHPIFGAFIAGLVVPRENHYVVKLTERMEDIPNIVFIPIYFAVAGLNVDLTLLNERRDWGYVFATIGIAIATKVVSGTIMAKIHGLFWRESAAVGVLMSCKGIVEIVVLTVGLNAGIISKKIFGMFILMALVSTFVTTPLTQLVYPTSYRMQVNEYIRTKENKKEDTEILDNQDVENEDNGEFPLTSFSDINDFHFTEVINVINTTESISPSLEVINLLMIGKMIGRPETSDRNKDLSRISTGSTLRSGTHKLKKLSWILTKNADDNDTALSVIEEKPCGFETATPLKAIHLRLLTERTTDLLQSSSLYNDDPYFTANTDPILQIFDIFSRLSKIQFSSEVIFSTMREKATNIASIALKKSDLVLLPLNGASYNTSSNFNNVEEKYNNFEHIYSHLLGLNELPSNFFKVLAADLKTNILMSISNSGGRLNVDRFKKKSLNLLLPNPNLASSDFLALYLLLLMCHRGKQATDSTNSTIFVNSKNLQFEESLSNMFVKNGWSHESLIRVVPIDVEQKPDNLVPQVPFIESVLDNTELALEDGDLEEASFIIPENYLEEENPFSFETKETILKGANKRFNVMIVHRYHDVTTVASSSLEL, from the coding sequence ATGGCTGCTATTGGTGGTGTATTATCGGGTGTGAATCCTTTCGTATACAATTCAAGCTCGCCATTAACGCTGTTTCTATTTCAAGCATGTCTAATCCTGGCAACTTGCAACCTTATTAATATTCCATTTTCTAGGATTCGTCAACCTAAGGTGATATCCGAAGTTATCGCTGGTGTTATTCTTGGACCAACCGTTTTTGGTCAAATTCCAAACTACACCAAGACAGTTTTCCCAGCATCGTCGATTCCAGGCCTAACGCTAGTGGCAAATTTAGGAATTATCCTTTTCATGTTTTTTCTTGGATTAGAAGTCGATACagaatttattaagaaGCATTTAAAAACAGCGATATCGATTGGTTTGGTGACGTTAGCGGTTCCATTTGGGTTCGGATGTCTTCTAGCTATTCCTTTGTTTCATGCGTATGGGAACCCCTCAGATTCTGTTAGAGAGGTAAAATTTACTGTATTCATGGTTTTCATTGCCGTTTCTCTAGCTGTTACCGCCTTTCCGGTGCTTTGTCGAATCTTAAATGAGTTACGTCTGATAAAGGATAGAGCAggtattgttgttttagGTGCAGGCATCATAAACGATATAATGGGTTGGGTTTTATTGGCATTAAGTGtgatattatcaaattcagaaTCAAGTCCAGTGAATACCGTTTacattcttctttgtaCGTTTGGTTGGTTTTTGGTGTATTTTTATCCATTAAAgtatattttaaaatggGCACTTATAAGGACTCATGAATTGGATAGAACAAAACCTTCTACGTTTGCTACAATGTCTATCCTTTTTATAATGTTCATTTCCGCATATTTCACAGACATCATTGGTGTTCATCCTATTTTTGGTGCTTTTATTGCCGGTTTGGTGGTGCCAAGGGAAAACCATTATGTTGTCAAGCTAACAGAAAGAATGGAGGATATCCCCAATATTGTTTTCATTCCAATTTATTTTGCAGTGGCAGGACTAAACGTTGATCTGACATTACTAAACGAAAGAAGAGACTGGGGATACGTTTTTGCAACTATTGGTATAGCAATCGCAACCAAAGTTGTATCAGGTACAATAATGGCAAAGATACATGGACTTTTCTGGAGAGAATCGGCCGCAGTTGGGGTATTAATGTCTTGTAAAGGTattgttgaaattgtcGTCCTAACCGTCGGGTTAAATGCGGGCATAATTAGCAAAAAGATTTTTGGTATGTTCATTCTGATGGCATTGGTCTCTACCTTTGTCACAACTCCACTGACTCAATTAGTTTATCCAACTTCATACCGAATGCAAGTTAACGAATATATCAGGAcgaaagaaaataaaaaagaagatACAGAGATACTGGATAATCAAGAtgttgaaaatgaagataaCGGAGAATTTCCATTGACTTCCTTCTCAGATATTAATGATTTCCATTTCACAGAAGTTATCAATGTAATTAACACTACTGAATCAATATCGCCCTCTTTGGAGGtaataaatcttttaatGATTGGGAAAATGATCGGGAGGCCGGAAACATCTGATAGAAATAAGGATTTGAGTAGAATTTCTACTGGATCTACTCTGAGATCAGGAACtcataaattaaaaaaacTATCATGGATATTGACCAAAAATGCTGATGATAATGACACTGCTTTATCTGTAATAGAAGAGAAGCCATGTGGATTCGAAACCGCAACTCCCCTCAAGGCAATCCATTTAAGATTGTTAACAGAAAGAACGACCGATTTATTACAATCATCATCTTTGTATAACGATGATCCATATTTTACAGCCAATACAGACCCTATTTTGcaaatttttgatattttttcgAGACTAAGCAAAATTCAGTTTTCGAGTGAAGTAATATTTTCTACCATGCGAGAAAAGGCCACAAACATTGCTTCAATCGCCCTGAAAAAATCGGATCTTGTGTTACTACCTCTTAATGGAGCTTCATACAATACTTCAAGCAATTTTAATAACGTTGAGGAAAAGTATAACAATTTTGAACACATCTACTCACATTTGTTGGGATTAAATGAACTAccatcaaatttttttaaagttCTCGCAGCGGATTTGAAGACGAATATCCTTATGTCAATCTCTAACTCTGGTGGAAGGCTCAATGTTGATCGTTTTAAGAAAAAATCTCTGAATTTACTATTACCCAATCCTAATCTGGCTTCATCTGACTTCTTGGCTCTCTATTTACTCTTACTGATGTGCCATAGAGGAAAACAGGCAACAGATTCAACAAACTCGACGATATTCGTGAACTCTAAGAACTTGCAGTTCGAAGAAAGCTTATCAAATATGTTTGTTAAAAATGGTTGGTCTCACGAGTCTTTAATTCGAGTCGTTCCTATTGATGTTGAACAGAAACCCGATAATCTTGTTCCACAAGTTCCATTTATCGAGTCGGTCCTCGATAATACAGAATTAGCACTTGAGGATGGTGATCTTGAAGAAGCATCGTTTATTATTCCTGAGAATtatcttgaagaagaaaatccattttcttttgaaactAAGGAAACGATTTTAAAGGGTGCAAATAAAAGATTTAATGTTATGATTGTCCATCGTTATCATGACGTTACTACTGTtgcttcctcttctttggaactgtga
- the GWT1 gene encoding glucosaminyl-phosphotidylinositol O-acyltransferase (ancestral locus Anc_1.275) — protein sequence MSTLKERKEAFVTGLNGGPIPEINIVTSVALTGYFCWNLIQSTGRTIDLNIVLDFALNWIPLLLSLTTYSNDIGLLTLLMVVPCSIVFVVNKLPRLTSNQKGKPNKIPKSSEDVFKLVKQPYITAYRGGMLVVTAIAILAVDFPIFPRRFAKVETWGTSLMDLGVGSFVFSNGIVSSRALLKNTKKKQRLLTRVYEGFRGGATLLIIGLLRLYFVKNLEYQEHVTEYGVHWNFFITLALLPPVLVFIDPLTEWIPRCCIAISISIFYEWVLLKNDDALTFLVLAPRNSFFSANREGIVSFLGYCSIFLWGQNAGFYLLGNLPTLNNFYKPSTTTIKQLQGKKKLKPWDRLTTVSPLGGLLSWTFIFMVVTQLVFAYHPYDVSRRFANLPYVLWVVTYNLGFLSFYCGMDKLFGNNNENHNVPITLEAMNSNGLILFLLANVTTGLVNMNIVTIDSSDLESTLVLLGYCTFLCIISVVLFRNKIFIKL from the coding sequence ATGTCGACACTAAAAGAAAGGAAGGAAGCCTTTGTCACTGGACTTAATGGGGGACCAATTCCTGAGATCAATATTGTTACTTCTGTAGCGTTAACTGGATACTTCTGTTGGAATCTGATTCAAAGCACAGGTAGGACGATTGATCTGAATATTGTACTTGATTTTGCACTAAATTGGATTCCACTATTATTATCCCTTACGACTTATTCGAATGATATTGGTCTTTTAACTTTGTTAATGGTTGTCCCATGTAGCATTGTCTTTGTCGTTAACAAACTTCCCAGACTCACCTCGAATCAGAAGGGAAAGCCAAATAAAATCCCAAAATCAAGCGAAGATGTGTTTAAACTGGTAAAGCAACCATATATAACGGCTTATCGTGGTGGGATGCTTGTTGTTACTGCAATTGCTATTCTTGCAGTTGATTTTCCTATATTTCCACGTCGTTTTGCAAAAGTTGAAACCTGGGGTACTTCTCTGATGGATTTAGGTGTCGGTTCATTTGTGTTTAGCAATGGTATTGTTTCCTCTCGAgcattattgaaaaatacgaagaagaagcagaGGTTATTAACGCGTGTATATGAAGGATTTAGAGGTGGAGCTACTTTGTTAATTATTGGTTTATTAAGACTGTACTTCGTCAAGAACTTAGAATATCAGGAACACGTTACAGAATATGGTGTACattggaatttcttcataACCTTGGCGTTACTTCCTCCAGTATTAGTATTTATCGATCCCTTGACGGAGTGGATTCCTCGTTGTTGCATAGCAATATCAATTTCCATATTTTATGAATGGGTTTTGTTAaagaatgatgatgctTTAACATTTTTAGTCTTGGCACCAAGAAATAGTTTTTTTAGTGCAAACAGAGAGGGTATTGTCTCGTTTTTAGGCTATTGTTCCATCTTTTTATGGGGACAAAATGCCGGATTCTATCTTTTAGGAAACCTTCCAACTCTAAACAATTTTTACAAGCCATCAACTACGACGATAAAACAACTTCAAggtaagaagaaattaaagcCATGGGACAGATTAACCACTGTGTCACCACTAGGAGGTTTACTTTCCTGGACGTTCATATTCATGGTGGTGACTCAACTTGTGTTTGCTTACCATCCCTATGATGTTTCTAGAAGATTTGCAAATCTTCCCTATGTTTTATGGGTTGTCACTTACAATTTGGGGTTCTTATCATTTTATTGTGGTATGGATAAACTTTTTGGTAACAACAACGAAAACCACAACGTGCCAATTACATTAGAAGCAATGAACAGTAATGGATTAATTCTGTTTTTGCTTGCTAACGTTACGACCGGATTGGTGAACATGAACATTGTTACAATTGACTCGTCAGATTTGGAGTCAACCCTAGTGCTTCTAGGATATTGCACTTTTCTATGCATAATATCGGTTGTTTTATTTaggaataaaatatttataaaacTTTAA
- the SRS2 gene encoding DNA helicase SRS2 (ancestral locus Anc_1.274): MSNVNTLKESLPSTNDDLIRNILLSLNTQQRLAVEYNHEKALQVIAGPGTGKTKVLISRVAYLLLKEKLNPQDIIVTTFTNKAAKEMIDRLTKLLRGTHIRVDDLMIGTFHSICVKVLHQYGSSIGLSKQWRIADESEIDTIIHDLIANMPDQIRDYSNSMTRKVNLCLPKRGSSGDDEWAVSPKLVKRQISRLKSSAVVPDIYKEDPNHDSALAYFYENFQNELTKINALDFDDLLMNAFLLMTKERCLPHIKHVLVDEFQDTNEIQMDLTFLFAKANHHLSRGITVVGDPDQSIYAFRNALAYNFQTMVQKCPIECARIVLIENYRSSQSILDTSERLITQQTEGRQNRQPLHAQFNCEFPPVYINFPASFLQGPSLIRELLYLKALPNLFTYKDFSILVRQRRQIKPIETALIEYRIPYKIIRGVAFWELKEITAMLNLIKCIYSDNEKNAIIASLLYPPRGLGQASADKIKGLMDSKAGITTALDTLREINENKILSDIPTKGYTVIADFVRMLNACKLLFDTKPVNEALDAIFEKLFEMSGLKQEYLYFDGKKKKNLDISNLEADYTNKRYLNVKLLKTYFVGKLQENKPADENPTSSSNADSIRDIDTSYDAERNSMTVLERIREFFNSLTLYTSDLPDLSDFTENESQKFRREENERDGYVTISTIHGAKGLEWPVVFIPGCEEGIIPSIFSGENDADQDGEDDPETDEDNGSDIDKKIQIESPSKRRVKSIDEAVHEERRMFFVAQTRAKYLLYLSSVTSEGPRPSAPSRFLTPDLLGTMTDEQKVFKNLEMIMKLYRTLKKEPPVASQKDFSLKVLLKDYSQFVSARREHLIWNGSPCRNTSNLDLSKNIVTPPKLSLEFTTAAQQLHSTKGVTRNSVNQTKRQMLTKSPKKSYAPSITPSTPSPTKLYAPTTSSGDISPKPAKDYAPGYKSFRRAPNTLSPRKLEYSPSKSKTTKISLVTNSPERLVKRSNENSFLSFTDKPKSTIGTTPSKYWNEPAIKKEYNELTVVKSESTTGDLPMALKSKQSKPPNKNCRVTKVKEEFDSKKESSYDVNNTTAAELLHDPNDLTIDDRPILTNAKTLADAIRKPSRKNLKKENINNGKLKKEGQPNQMDIFSQLSRAKKKTKTNKGEIIIID; this comes from the coding sequence ATGTCAAACGTCAATACTCTGAAAGAATCTCTCCCCAGTACGAATGACGACCTGATAcgaaatattttattatcattaaataCTCAGCAGCGACTAGCTGTGGAATACAACCATGAAAAGGCATTACAAGTCATTGCAGGACCAGGTACGGGGAAGACCAAAGTTTTAATATCCAGGGTGGCTTATTTActtttaaaagaaaaattgaaccCCCAAGACATCATTGTAACCACATTTACAAATAAAGCTGCCAAGGAAATGATAGATAGACTGACGAAATTATTACGTGGAACTCACATAAGGGTCGATGATTTGATGATCGGCACGTTTCATAGTATATGTGTTAAGGTTTTACATCAATATGGATCATCTATTGGATTATCCAAACAGTGGAGAATAGCAGATGAATCAGAGATTGATACCATTATACACGATTTGATTGCAAACATGCCCGATCAAATCAGAGATTATTCCAACTCAATGACTAGGAAAGTCAATCTTTGCCTCCCGAAAAGAGGAAGCTCTGGCGATGATGAGTGGGCTGTAAGTCCTAAGTTAGTGAAAAGGCAAATATCGAGGCTGAAATCGAGTGCTGTTGTTCCTGACATATATAAAGAAGATCCTAATCACGATTCTGCACTTGCATATTTCTACgaaaactttcaaaatgaattgacGAAGATTAATGCTCTagattttgatgatttattgatgaatgcTTTCCTTTTAATGACCAAAGAAAGGTGCTTACCACACATTAAGCATGTTTTAGTTGATGAATTTCAAGATACGAACgaaattcaaatggatctaacatttttatttgcTAAAGCAAATCACCATCTATCGAGAGGTATAACTGTTGTAGGTGACCCTGATCAGAGCATTTATGCTTTTAGAAACGCACTTGCATACAATTTCCAAACAATGGTGCAGAAATGTCCTATAGAGTGCGCACGTATAGTTCTGATAGAAAATTACCGTTCCTCACAAAGCATTCTGGATACAAGCGAAAGGCTGATCACTCAGCAAACCGAGGGACGTCAAAATCGACAACCACTTCATGCCCAATTCAATTGTGAATTCCCCCCAGTTTATATTAATTTTCCCGCATCATTTCTCCAGGGCCCATCTTTAATTAGAGAATTGCTCTATTTAAAGGCTTTACCAAACTTATTCACTTAcaaagatttttcaatattagTACGACAAAGAAGACAAATCAAACCAATCGAAACAGCTCTTATAGAATATAGAATACCCTATAAAATTATTAGGGGTGTTGCATTTTGGGAACTAAAGGAAATCACGGCAATGCTGAACCTAATTAAGTGCATCTAttctgataatgaaaaaaatgccATCATTGCATCATTACTTTACCCTCCAAGAGGATTGGGACAAGCATCAGCAGATAAGATCAAAGGCCTCATGGACAGCAAGGCCGGAATAACTACTGCCCTAGATACTTTAAGAGAGATAAATGAGAACAAGATACTTTCAGATATTCCTACCAAAGGATATACAGTTATTGCAGACTTTGTGCGAATGCTTAATGCTTGTaagttattatttgatacGAAACCTGTTAATGAAGCATTAGATgcaatttttgaaaaattatttgaaatgtCAGGATTAAAACAAGAATATTTATACTTTGATggcaaaaagaaaaagaatcTGGATATTTCCAACTTGGAAGCAGATTATACAAATAAGAGATATCTTAATGTTAAACTTCTCAAGACATATTTTGTAGGGAAATTACAAGAGAATAAACCTGCTGACGAAAATCCAACGTCCTCAAGTAATGCGGATAGTATCAGGGATATTGATACATCATACGACGCAGAGCGGAACTCAATGACGGTTCTGGAACGTATACgtgaattcttcaattctctGACCCTATACACCTCAGATTTGCCTGACCTAAGTGACTTTACGGAGAATGAATCCcaaaaatttagaagagaagaaaatgaaagagATGGTTATGTCACTATTTCAACGATCCATGGGGCTAAAGGTTTAGAATGGCCTGTTGTCTTCATACCTGGGTGCGAAGAAGGAATAATACCGTCTATCTTTTCTGGAGAAAACGATGCTGATCAAGATGGCGAAGATGATCCTGAAACAGATGAAGATAATGGTAGTGATATCGATAAGAAAATACAGATAGAAAGCCCTTCAAAACGACGTGTAAAGTCAATTGATGAGGCAGTCCATGAAGAAAGGAGAATGTTCTTTGTAGCTCAAACACGTGccaaatatttgttatACCTATCATCGGTAACATCAGAGGGGCCTCGTCCAAGTGCTCCAAGTAGGTTTCTTACCCCTGACCTACTAGGGACTATGACTGATGAGCAGAAGgtcttcaaaaatttagaaatgataatgaaactaTATCGtactttgaagaaagagcCTCCGGTTGCATCTCAAAAGGACTTCTCACTGAAGGTTCTGTTAAAGGATTATTCCCAATTCGTTAGTGCTAGAAGAGAACATCTTATATGGAATGGTTCTCCCTGTAGAAACACCTCAAATTTGGACCTTAGCAAAAATATAGTAACGCCTCCAAAATTATCCCTGGAATTTACTACTGCTGCTCAGCAGTTACATTCGACCAAAGGAGTGACAAGAAATTCAGTTAACCAAACTAAAAGACAAATGCTTACGAAAAGTCCGAAGAAGAGCTATGCGCCTTCTATTACTCCTTCTACTCCTAGCCCGACTAAACTTTATGCTCCTACCACTTCATCGGGGGATATATCCCCTAAGCCTGCAAAAGATTATGCCCCAGGATATAAATCATTTAGGAGAGCACCTAATACTTTGTCTCCAAGGAAGCTAGAATATTCACCCAGTAAATCTAAAACTACTAAAATCTCTCTTGTCACCAATTCTCCGGAGAGACTGGTGAAACGTTCCAATGAAAATTCTTTTCTATCATTTACTGATAAACCAAAGTCTACTATAGGGACGACCCCTTCAAAATACTGGAATGAACCTGCAATTAAGAAGGAATATAACGAACTTACAGTAGTGAAATCGGAATCAACAACAGGAGATCTTCCTATGGCTTTAAAATCGAAACAATCAAAACCACCGAATAAAAATTGCCGTGTAACAAAAgtaaaagaagaatttgactccaagaaagaaagttCATATGATGTTAACAATACAACTGCAGCTGAGCTTTTACATGATCCAAATGATTTGACAATAGATGATCGTCCCATCCTTACAAATGCAAAGACTTTAGCTGATGCTATAAGAAAGCCTAGTaggaagaatttgaagaaggaaaatattaacAATGGaaagttgaagaaggagGGACAGCCTAATCAAATGGATATTTTTTCTCAGTTGTCAAGGGCAAAAAAGAAAACGAAGACTAATAAAGGTGAAATCATTATAATCGATTAA
- the TOK1 gene encoding Tok1p (ancestral locus Anc_1.273), translating to MRRFIPRTVSNIIHFRGVPRRRSIEDLNRSLAEHINKVQDIALRESLTFHNERIAILNADPKSRFFLLWFTISCYFPVITACLGPIANTISIACVVEKWRYVGIRRTEDEGANHYRVSDSPGIFAVNILSLVFGFISNIILVLHFAKKLNYFTAQILNLFGWTTAGLLLMIDVIVSASTDFPENYHKSIGFWYACITSGLYLGCTLTLSIHFIGYALGRYPATFNLLPRERSIMMFTVWLSIWLIWGAGMFSGLIGVSYGNALYFCTVSLLTIGLGDILPNSIAAKIMILIFAVTGVLILGLIVFMTRSIIQKSAGPIFYFHRVERSRSKLWSKIREGDLNLTEEESFEMMMKIRKLSKKRQQLFSLMSTVTIFAAFWLLGALVLMFAEGWSYFDCMYFCFLCLLTIGYGSDFAPKTAAGRAFFVIWAIGAVPLMTAILSTVGDILYELTTTMDKLLGDRFGHGIKYMIFQGTNARDSQLVTSGHVVNESDAEEVASAMDDANISEDLDDQEELAANNDSYYGPGHSDEAPMTASTTTSSLQTEDSVESDGLGDYIHPFQSLMTGSTLSYTMEHPEMLKLQRLKKLLRAVEKLHKVSMEDGDHFFTFDEWSKLRELNGKSTSMEAKNFWLSDDTPLKYPINQSHFAFISLFKKIEFLIKDIIDDEKTSKIISNTMKEDDNSLEDSFTSNLLNRRRTGSI from the coding sequence ATGCGGAGATTCATTCCGAGGACAGTCTCAAACATAATTCACTTTCGAGGAGTGCCAAGACGAAGGAGCATTGAAGATCTAAACCGTAGTCTTGCGGAACATATAAACAAGGTCCAAGATATTGCACTGAGGGAATCGTTGACATTCCATAATGAAAGGATCGCTATTTTAAATGCAGATCCCAAATCAAGATTTTTCCTTTTATGGTTCACCATCTCATGTTACTTTCCCGTCATTACCGCATGTTTAGGTCCCATTGCCAATACTATCTCTATTGCGTGTGTTGTAGAGAAATGGAGATATGTGGGGATAAGAAGAACAGAAGACGAAGGGGCAAATCACTATAGAGTCAGTGATTCTCCAGGTATATTTGCTGtgaatattttatcattggtatttggattcatttctaatattattttagTGTTACATTTTGCtaaaaaattgaattatttcaCAGCTCAAATTTTAAATCTCTTCGGCTGGACTACAGCAGGATTACTGCTAATGATTGACGTTATCGTTTCCGCATCTACTGATTTCCCAGAAAATTATCACAAATCTATTGGATTTTGGTACGCATGTATTACTTCAGGTCTATACCTTGGATGTACACTCACGCTAAGTATACATTTTATTGGATATGCCTTAGGTAGATATCCGGCAACGTTTAATTTGCTGCCGAGAGAACGTAGTATTATGATGTTTACTGTCTGGCTATCCATTTGGTTGATTTGGGGTGCGGGTATGTTTTCAGGTTTGATTGGAGTCTCTTATGGTAATGcgttatatttttgtaCAGTTTCACTTTTAACCATTGGACTGGGAGATATCCTACCTAATTCCATTGCTGCCAAAATTatgattttaatatttgCAGTGACTGGGGTTCTTATATTAGGTTTGATTGTTTTTATGACAAGGTCAATTATCCAAAAATCAGCTGGTCCAATATTCTATTTCCATAGGGTTGAAAGGAGTAGATCTAAATTATGGTCTAAGATAAGAGAAGGAGATTTAAACTtaacagaagaagaaagttttgaaatgatgatgaagatccGTAAATTGAGTAAGAAAAGACAGCAATTGTTCTCGCTAATGAGCACGGTTACCATATTTGCTGCTTTCTGGCTACTTGGTGCCCTTGTACTTATGTTTGCAGAGGGTTGGTCATATTTTGATTGTATGTATTTCTGCTTCCTATGCCTTTTAACGATCGGTTATGGGAGTGACTTTGCTCCAAAGACTGCTGCTGGAAGAGCATTTTTTGTAATATGGGCAATTGGTGCGGTTCCCTTAATGACAGCCATTCTATCTACTGTTGGTGATATACTATATGAATTAACGACAACAATGGATAAACTACTCGGGGATAGGTTTGGACATGGCATAAAATATATGATTTTCCAAGGTACTAATGCAAGGGATTCACAATTAGTTACGTCTGGTCACGTTGTAAATGAATCAGACGCGGAAGAAGTTGCGTCAGCAATGGATGATGCTAATATCAGTGAGGATCTAGATGATCAGGAAGAACTTGCCGcaaataatgattcatATTATGGACCTGGACATTCCGATGAAGCTCCAATGACAGCGTCAACTACAACATCAAGCTTACAAACAGAAGATTCGGTCGAAAGTGATGGATTAGGAGATTATATACATCCATTTCAATCATTGATGACAGGTTCCACTTTATCGTACACCATGGAACATCCAGAAATGCTAAAATTACAGCGactaaagaaattattgagGGCAGTGGAGAAATTACATAAAGTATCAATGGAAGACGGGGATCATTTCTTCACTTTTGATGAGTGGTCTAAGCTAAGAGAGCTCAATGGGAAAAGCACATCCATGGAGGCAAAAAATTTCTGGCTATCGGATGATACTCCCTTAAAATATCCGATCAATCAATCACATTTTGCTTTTATTAGTctattcaagaagattgaaTTCCTTATCAAGGATATTATAGACGACGAGAAGACTTCTAAAATAATATCCAATACAATGAAGGAGGATGATAATTCGTTGGAAGATTCGTTCACCTCAAATTTGCTTAACCGTCGTAGAACGGGGTCCATATAG